A window of Pomacea canaliculata isolate SZHN2017 linkage group LG3, ASM307304v1, whole genome shotgun sequence contains these coding sequences:
- the LOC112560055 gene encoding gamma-aminobutyric acid receptor alpha-like translates to MTSHWMTNVLLGLSLLSWRVGTVHPANLTSLLNGLMWGYDRRLRPGFGGPPLVVKADIEIRSMGPISERDMIYSMDCYFRQVWQDVRLSFNKTVEQVSNVSLNVKMLERIWHPDTIFINGGHSYVHTITSPNKFFRLSYDGSILYSQRLTIKASCPMHLEKFPMDTQKCPLYIASFGYNNNDVIYEWRFGNRKAVVASRDMTLSQFDLTGTPAANATAVFKGTCHSVLTVFFDFRRHTGYFLIQMYVPCCLLVVLSWVSFWINREATSDRIALGSMTMLTMTYLALDSRDDLPRVTYSTALDIYVLMCFFFVFATIVQFAAVHHYTKYGTAEPAEQPFGMDDD, encoded by the exons ATGACCAGTCATTGGATGACGAACGTTCTTTTAGGCCTGTCCTTGCTCAG CTGGCGGGTGGGCACAGTGCACCCTGCTAACCTCACCTCCCTCCTCAACGGCCTGATGTGGGGCTACGACCGACGCCTTCGCCCAGGCTTcggtg GTCCACCCTTAGTGGTAAAAGCTGACATCGAAATACGCTCCATGGGGCCGATATCCGAAAGGGACATG ATCTACTCCATGGACTGCTACTTCCGGCAAGTGTGGCAGGACGTGCGTCTGTCCTTCAACAAGACCGTGGAGCAGGTGTCCAACGTCTCCCTCAACGTCAAGATGCTGGAGCGCATCTGGCATCCGGACACCATCTTCATCAACGGCGGCCACTCCTATGTACACACCATCACCTCCCCTAACAAGTTCTTTCGCCTGAGCTACGACGGCAGCATTCTCTACTCACAGAG ATTAACAATAAAGGCCAGCTGCCCGATGCACTTAGAGAAATTTCCAATGGACACACAGAAGTGTCCTCTCTACATTGCAAGCT TCGGCTACAATAACAATGACGTCATCTATGAATGGCGGTTCGGCAACCGCAAGGCTGTGgtggcgtcacgtgacatgacccTGTCCCAGTTTGACCTCACGGGTACACCGGCTGCCAACGCTACCGCTGTCTTCAAAGGAA CCTGCCACTCGGTGCTGACCGTCTTCTTCGACTTCCGGCGCCACACGGGGTACTTCCTCATCCAGATGTACGTGCCGTGCTGCCTGCTGGTCGTGCTGTCCTGGGTGTCCTTCTGGATCAACCGCGAGGCCACGTCAGATCGCATCGCCCTCG GGTCGATGACGATGCTGACGATGACGTACTTGGCGCTGGACAGCCGTGACGACCTGCCGCGCGTGACGTACTCCACGGCGCTGGACATCTACGTCCTCATGTgcttcttcttcgtcttcgcCACCATCGTGCAGTTCGCCGCCGTCCACCACTACACCAAGTACGGCACCGCCGAACCCGCGGAGCAGCCGTTCGGCATGGATGACGACTGA
- the LOC112560057 gene encoding GTPase IMAP family member 4-like, whose amino-acid sequence MAVSNEHYRIILLGKCGSGKSSTGNSLLGEDNFQTASGVGGVTMELQRSVAVQKERKEGQRRTIEVTDTPGFSETKATTQEMVTTVVKSATVYRPEFITFVYVMKFNGYTRHDFLMYKRFLETFGPDMIRYTITLFTGGDYLKRKNHRDELERLMGQDFFQLSSNYIVFDNTASPTDKKNQTYRLLDKIKDVQAVNSKKPFTFDILERTDEYLRKAIKRKVSEVDKDEKEKKPKKAKTDVGKAVKVEVI is encoded by the exons ATGGCCGTGTCAA ATGAACATTATCGTATCATCCTCCTGGGAAAGTGTGGAAGTGGAAAAAGCTCCACGGGTAACAGCCTCCTCGGGGAAGACAACTTTCAGACAGCATCAGGTGTGGGGGGTGTGACGATGGAGCTGCAGCGATCCGTGGCGGTGCAAAAGGAACGAAAGGAAGGACAAAGACGAACAATTGAG GTGACGGACACGCCAGGTTTCTCAGAGACCAAAGCAACAACCCAAGAAATGGTAACAACGGTGGTGAAGTCTGCGACCGTCTACCGACCTGAGTTTATCACCTTTGTCTACGTCATGAAGTTTAACGGCTACACCCGACATGATTTTCTCATGTACAAGCGATTCCTGGAGACCTTCGGGCCAGACATGATTAGGTACACCATCACTCTGTTTACAGGAGGAGATTActtaaagaggaagaaccaCAGAGACGAGCTGGAGAGGCTGATGGGTCAAGATTTCTTTCAGCTGTCCAGCAACTACATCGTGTTCGACAACACAGCCTCTCCgacagacaagaaaaaccaGACCTACCGCCTGCTGGATAAGATCAAAGATGTCCAGGCGGTGAATAGCAAGAAACCATTTACATTCGACATCCTAGAGAGGACCGATGAGTACTTAAGAAAGGCTATAAAGAGGAAAGTATCTGAGGTCGACAAAgatgagaaggaaaagaaacccAAGAAGGCGAAAACCGATGTCGGAAAAGCGGTGAAAGTTGAAGTTATTTAG
- the LOC112559688 gene encoding immune-associated nucleotide-binding protein 9-like, whose amino-acid sequence MSKPSEEHFRIILLGKRGSGKSATGNTLLAAEKFQTDSDGTKELKRSVVVRDERKEGKKLIIEVTDTPGFSGTKATTQEMKTTVVKSVMAYRPEFCIFVYVMKFNGYEKEDFEMYKRFLDLFEPEISPYTILLFTGGDYLRERDYGEELQKLLGQNFPAISDNFLVFDNKTSILKRKKKQTDELLDKIRDAMGKTKEKPFQSDLLKEVDKAVRQAVKRGAGKVKKEGKKIKVDNGES is encoded by the exons ATGAGCAAACCGTCAG AGGAACATTTTCGTATCATCCTTCTGGGAAAACGTGGTAGTGGAAAAAGCGCCACAGGTAACACTCTTCTCGCGGCAGAGAAATTCCAGACAGACTCAGATGGGACAAAGGAGCTGAAGAGATCCGTGGTGGTGCGCGACGAacgaaaagaaggaaaaaaactaataattGAG GTAACGGACACACCAGGTTTCTCAGGGACCAAAGCAACAACccaagaaatgaaaacaactgtGGTGAAGTCTGTGATGGCCTACCGACCTGAGTTTTGCATCTTTGTCTACGTCATGAAGTTCAACGGCTACGAGAAAGAGGATTTTGAGATGTACAAGCGATTCCTGGACCTCTTTGAGCCAGAAATATCCCCATACACCATCCTTTTATTTACAGGGGGAGATTACTTAAGGGAAAGGGACTACGGCGAGGAACTGCAAAAACTGCTGGGTCAGAATTTCCCCGCGATCTCTGataactttcttgtttttgacaATAAAACTTCCATactaaagagaaagaaaaaacaaacagatgaactTTTGGATAAGATCAGAGATGCTATGGGAAAGACCAAAGAGAAACCGTTTCAATCTGACTTACTGAAAGAGGTCGACAAGGCAGTAAGACAGGCTGTGAAGAGGGGAGCGGGTAAGGtgaaaaaagaagggaaaaagatCAAAGTTGATAATGGGGAAAGTTGA
- the LOC112560052 gene encoding uncharacterized protein LOC112560052 yields the protein MAHRPDQIEAWAQEEGLDPRTVEILKDEGFTSLSLLRMLTAHDIEVTFQVPRRLSLAQCLVLKRALALLPTSTDHVDAQVKSWANKEGISNWTLTVLERKGLTSLKKLLLLKSEEVNEFFNTGVLSGIELLAFKRAIEVLQNSQICSKMIQETKRENLQTTADKTGTKGTNSVTTGEKNQQQVSKLSGQASVPSSDTGQLKTVRGSVASDDGKNESGSGSMLSRLFSGRTENLRLVLVGKSGSGISSTGNTILGTNKFKVGNGVKSVTKVCEFKSVKQRSLTIEVMDTPGLFGDLSNEDVAKDIVGHVREMRPDAVLYVVRYGRYTEEDFTTFRELKTMLGPDLLSHVIIVFTEGDELKKSMGSVQTLISSAKDLLGRVLEECGRRGVAIDNHAKQRKPECESLILEVRKLTRDNEGRRLTV from the exons ATGGCGCACAGGCCAG ATCAAATTGAAGCGTGGGCACAAGAGGAAGGCCTTGACCCTCGGACTGTTGAGATCCTCAAGGACGAGGGTTTCACCTCATTGTCCCTACTGCGCATGCTCACGGCCCATGACATTGAAGTAACCTTTCAAGTGCCCCGCAGGTTGTCCTTGGCGCAATGTCTTGTCCTCAAGAGAGCCCTTGCCCTTCTGCCGACTAGCACTGACCATGTGGATGCTCAGGTCAAGTCTTGGGCCAACAAGGAGGGGATAAGCAACTGGACACTCACCGTGTTGGAAAGAAAGGGACTGACATCACTAAAGAAACTGCTTTTGCTCAAATCAGAAGAAGTAAATGAATTCTTCAATACTGGAGTCTTGTCCGGAATAGAGCTGTTAGCTTTTAAGAGGGCCATTGAGGTACTTCAGAACAGCCAGATTTGTTCTAAGATGATCCAAGAGACCAAGAGAGAGAACTTACAGACAACTGCAGATAAAACAGGGACAAAAGGAACGAACTCCGTAACAACGGGAGAGAAAAATCAGCAGCAGGTGTCGAAGTTGTCGGGACAAGCGAGTGTTCCCTCCTCTGACACAGGGCAGTTAAAAACAGTCAGGGGGTCGGTAGCTTCTGATGACGGTAAAAACGAGAGTGGGTCTGGAAGCATGCTGAGCAGACTATTCAGTGGCAGAACAG aaaatcTTCGCCTGGTGCTTGTGGGCAAGTCTGGAAGCGGGATAAGTTCCACAGGAAACACTATTCTGGGGACCAACAAGTTCAAAGTTGGAAATGGGGTCAAAAGTGTCACTAAAGTCTGCGAGTTTAAATCCGTGAAACAGAGATCGTTGACCATCGAG GTCATGGACACCCCGGGACTGTTCGGTGACCTGTCAAACGAAGACGTCGCCAAGGACATCGTGGGTCACGTGCGCGAGATGAGGCCGGACGCCGTGCTGTATGTCGTCAGGTATGGCCGCTACACGGAGGAGGACTTCACGACCTTCAGGGAGCTCAAGACCATGCTGGGCCCGGATCtcctcagtcacgtgatcatcgTCTTCACGGAAGGTGACGAGCTGAAGAAAAGCATGGGAAGTGTTCAGACCCTCATCAGCAGCGCCAAGGACCTGCTGGGCAGAGTATTAGAAGAATGTGGACGTCGTGGAGTTGCTATTGACAACCAtgccaaacaaagaaaacccgAATGCGAATCACTCATACTGGAGGTCCGTAAACTGACCCGAGATAATGAAGGGCGTCGTCTGACTGTATAG
- the LOC112560054 gene encoding GTPase IMAP family member 7-like, which produces MSSKQDEHFRILLLGKSGSGKSSTGNTILGEDRFKTGSFLTGVTKDAERYVVTHKRRTIEVMDTPGLFDPQRTNEEIGMTIVKAVSGLHPGPDVFLYVVKLGRYTKEEFQTYQLLLKIFESQMAKHMILLFTGGDNLKRDKNHPEDSLKEMGDDFRVLLNDCNRRYIVFDNTASKKEKSKQRKDLLAMIRQMMDKNGGQKYTCDVLNKINSKIEETVKQRMAEADKESVEKTEFFQEYQKRIKKDQEEYEKRRLEEENSAKERIQKELEAKLKMFEKENQKKEEELREMKKKEKQQMEKQMKEMGIRQTEEIEKYRKDFEEKMKESKREMIENAQREKAELEKQLRQKIEKENKANQEQLKKEMEGKMQEIATEVMKERVNNDQEKNWVADAANGVLKLASGWLFGERARVSGLSN; this is translated from the exons ATGTCGTCCAAACAAG ATGAGCATTTTCGTATCCTCCTCCTGGGAAAGTCTGGTAGCGGGAAAAGTTCTACAGGAAACACGATTCTTGGCGAAGACAGGTTTAAGACAGGATCATTTTTGACAGGAGTGACTAAGGATGCAGAAAGATATGTGGTGACCCACAAGAGGCGGACTATTGAG GTAATGGATACCCCGGGTCTTTTTGACCCTCAACGAACAAATGAAGAAATCGGAATGACGATAGTTAAAGCTGTCAGTGGCTTACATCCGGGTCCTGACGTCTTTCTCTACGTCGTCAAGCTTGGCCGTTACACAAAAGAGGAGTTCCAGACATACCAGCTACTCCTCAAGATCTTCGAAAGCCAGATGGCCAAACACATGATCCTTCTATTTACTGGTGGCGATAATTTGAAAAGAGATAAGAATCATCCAGAAGATTCGCTAAAGGAAATGGGAGACGATTTCAGAGTACTCCTCAATGACTGTAACAGAAGATATATTGTGTTCGATAATACTGCCTCCAAGAAAGAGAAgagcaaacaaagaaaggatCTGCTGGCGATGATCAGACAGATGATGGATAAGAATGGGGGTCAAAAATATACGTGCGATGTACTAAACAAGATCAACAGCAAGATAGAGGAGACTGTGAAGCAGAGGATGGCTGAAGCTGACAAAGAGTCTGTTGAGAAGACCGAGTTCTTTCAAGAATACCAGAAAAGAATCAAGAAGGATCAGGAAGAATACGAAAAACGAAGGTTAGAAGAAGAGAATAGTGCCAAAGAAAGGATACAGAAAGAACTGGAGgctaaactgaaaatgtttgaaaaggaaaatcaaaagaaggaagaagagcttcgagagatgaagaaaaaagagaagcaacAGATGgagaaacagatgaaagagaTGGGCATTCGACAGACTGAAGAAATAGAGAAGTACCGAAAGGATTTTGAGGAAAAGATGAaggaaagcaagagagagatgATAGAAAATGCTCAGCGAGAAAAAGCGGAGCTAGAAAAGCAGTTACgacagaaaatagagaaagagaacaagGCAAATCAAGAACAGTTAAAGAAGGAGATGGAAGGAAAGATGCAAGAAATTGCCACAGAAGTGATGAAGGAAAGAGTGAATAATGATCAGGAGAAAAACTGGGTGGCTGATGCTGCGAATGGAGTTTTGAAGCTCGCTTCGGGATGGCTTTTTGGTGAAAGAGCTAGAGTGAGTGGGCTGTCAAATTAG